A window of Pedococcus badiiscoriae genomic DNA:
TTCGGACTTCGATGCGGTTCTCGTGCTGAATCCCGACGTTCGCCTGTCCCAGGGTTGCGTTGGCCTGCTGGCTGAAGCCTTGCGTGTCCCAGGCACGGGCATCGCGGTGCCGCGCCTAACCACGGGCGATGGCGCCCTCATCCCGTCCATGCGTCGAGAACCATCGTTGCGAAGGCTGCTTGCCGAGGCGTTGATCGGAGGCAGACGCGCGGGCAGGTTGGCGCGCCTCGGCGAAGTCGTGACCGATGCATCGGCGTACGAGCATCCGGCCACGACTGACTGGGCCGAGGGGTCCACCCAGTTGATCAGTCGAGAGTGTTGGGATGCCTGCGGCGGGTGGGACGAGTCGTTCTTTCTCTACTCGGAGGAGACGGACTTCGGGCTTAGGGCGCGCGACCTTGGTTACGGGACTCGCTACGTGCCGGAGGCCCGAGCCGTCCACCTCCAAGGTGGGTCGGCTGTGACACCGGCCTTGTGGGCGCTGGTCGCCAGGAACAGGGTGCGGCTGTACCGGCGGCGCAACGGCCCGCTTCGCGGGGCCGCATTTCACGCGGGGCTGTTGGTTCGGGAGGCAACCCGAGCCATCATAGGTCGCAAGCCCAGTCGCGCGGCCACCCGCGAACTCCTTCGATGTGTTGTCGTCCACGATGACCCCGGCCCCGACGTCATCGCGCGCCACCGGGGCACGTCGAGGTGACCGAGCGGGTCTACCTATGCGAGCCACCGCTTCGCGAGTCCGATCGAAACCTTGGCCAAGCGGTAGTGAGGCTGGCCCGCGGCGACGATCGCTCGCAGCACCGAGTCCGGCGTGTCGGTCGAGGTCACGCTGAAACGGTGCTGCAGGAACGAACCTGGCACCGCGAGCCGCCTGTCGCTCGTGCACACCTCCGAGTAGCCGAATCGTCGGAGTGAGGCCAGACTCGCCCGGTCATACCGTCCGAAAGGCGTTGCCGCCGACGTTATCGCCCGACCCGTGATGTCTTCCAGTTCGCGTCGAGCTGTCACCATTTCGCGTTCGACGGCCGCTGCGCCCAACTTTTTCCAGGGCAAATGGTGCATGCCATGGGTCCCGATCGAGAAACCGGCTGCAAGCAGTGCGGAGAGGTCACGACGACTGACGGACCCTGCAGAACCGAGACGCCCGGCCAGCACGTAAAAGGTGCCCGCAAGCTCACGTTCCAGCAAGGCCGGCGCCGCGCTCTGGGCGTCCGAGTCATTGCCGTCGTCAAAGCTGATCCTGACACCAGGAACGGTGACCAGAACGTCGAGAATGTCGTTGAACACCGGGAGAGTCACCCAATATTTGTCTTCGCCGGGCTCCAAAGGGCGTCGTGGTCTACCTACCCCGTGGAAGCACACATGGGGGCCGTGCTGGGTCACGTGCCCAATCCCCGGATGTTGCGAAGCCGGCCCCGCACTCGCGGTGCGACTCCGGAAGCCCGCACGAGCTCGCGAGCGCCGGCGCGCATACGAAACGCAGTCCTGGCTGCGCGAGAGGC
This region includes:
- a CDS encoding glycosyltransferase codes for the protein MSELDEAVRVTVVVVLFNSAPLLPQLVPALRLGLEGVRWTVVAVDNASADDSADVLRNLMPEAVVVETGRNGGYAAGINAGVAVASDFDAVLVLNPDVRLSQGCVGLLAEALRVPGTGIAVPRLTTGDGALIPSMRREPSLRRLLAEALIGGRRAGRLARLGEVVTDASAYEHPATTDWAEGSTQLISRECWDACGGWDESFFLYSEETDFGLRARDLGYGTRYVPEARAVHLQGGSAVTPALWALVARNRVRLYRRRNGPLRGAAFHAGLLVREATRAIIGRKPSRAATRELLRCVVVHDDPGPDVIARHRGTSR
- a CDS encoding polysaccharide deacetylase family protein, producing the protein MFNDILDVLVTVPGVRISFDDGNDSDAQSAAPALLERELAGTFYVLAGRLGSAGSVSRRDLSALLAAGFSIGTHGMHHLPWKKLGAAAVEREMVTARRELEDITGRAITSAATPFGRYDRASLASLRRFGYSEVCTSDRRLAVPGSFLQHRFSVTSTDTPDSVLRAIVAAGQPHYRLAKVSIGLAKRWLA